The DNA window ACTGCCTCGCCTCTAGACATCCTGCGTACATCCATGCCCAGTGAGTCTTCGCGTCTCACCACTACTGCGACTCCATTGCCCTTTGATGGTGGGAACGCGGTGACTCTGCTCGGCGGCGCCTCCAGTATCATCTTCACCGCATTCTCCTCCGTTGCGAGACAGTACCCATCAAGCGGCAGACCGTGATTTGCCTCGAGCTGTGGGAGATAGAGGATGGCCTCTTCGAGCATCGAGGGTGCGAGGGCCGGGTCCAGTCCAATCTCTCGAAGTACTGACTCGACCCCTCTGAGTATGTGGTCTTGTCCCCCGGTGGCCACCACAAGTGCATCAAGCGAGTCGAAGTGAGTCACAGTGACAGGGAGCATCGGGCGCTCGACAAGGAGTCTCAGAACTGCTCGCAACGAACCCGGAGGAAGTATGAGGACACGGAGACCTCGTCGCTCAATCACTCTTCGAATTGCCTCACTCTCGTCGGCCGGGGTCCCAAATGGCACGTCCAGTCCGTGACGCTGTGCAGCGGAGACAGCCGACTCTGCAAGGGTCGTGATGACCCCGGGTTGTCTGAGCGTGTGGCAGACAGCAGCAGTGACTCCTGCTGATGCGACTGCGAGGGGAATGCCCCATGGCAGCATCCCGAGAAAGACGATGAGGAACAGGTACACGAGAGAGGAGTATGCCAGCACATTAAGGAGTAGAGTCATGACCCGTGAATGACCCTTGGTCAGTTCCATTCTCCCGCTGGAATACATCAGCACCATCGTCACTGCCAGCGTGAAGAGAAGAGGCAGCGGGTTTCCGTCTCGAAGTGAATGGACCGCAGAAGACGTCGCCTGAATCAACTCCGCGCCGAGTGTGATTGCTACCGCTCCTACTATCGCATACTTGAGCAGACTAAACAGCGACTTCCCTAGCAATACCTCTGGCCCTCCCGTTGAGTGTTTCGGACTGAGCCGGTTCCCATATCAGTCCACACGAACCCATCAGGTGCAGATGACCGAGCATCTCCTCTCGGTCCTTTGATGTGCGTTCGTAGACCTCTGAGGCATGAGCGAATGGTCTGCGTCGGAGCACTAGGTCTCTGTCCACCCACCTGAGGATGGACTCGTAGTGTACTGCGACAGGTCTTCCGCTCACCTCTCTCATTTCCGAGACAACGACTACGGTCACGCTTCTGGTAGTTGTCAGTGCTGCCAGTGCAGGGAGTATGTCCTCTATCAGTTCGCGCCCCCACATGAGGTCTTCTTCCCTTGACATGTCAAGGACCCTCGTGATGGGGTCTATCACCAACAGGACCGTAGACTCGTCGAGACGGGATGTCATCTCGATCACTGTATTGTATGCCTCTCGGTGACCCTCGGTCACTACGACATCGACTGAGTCGATGGCACACTCATGGTGCTCTAGGATGCTCCTCAGTCTCCGAAGAACCGACATCTTGCCATCAAGCGAGAGCCATACGACCCTGCCCCTGGAGACCGCAGCAAGAGCCATGTAGGCGGCCAAGAGGGACTTTCCGCTGCCTGCAGCGCCCCAGATGTGGATCAGTCCTCTCAGACTGGCTGGATCCGCGACTTCTTTAGGTTCCAACAGGCTCAGCCTCCGTGCGGCGTGGTGATCTGCTACTTGACTGCTGACGGCGAGGGCCCTTGGATGCCATGCTTCGGGCTCTAACCTGGTCTGATGTCAGCACTCCGTTCCTGACTCGGGTCTCCGGCCTTGCCCCGTCAACTTCGTCCACTATGGGCACTGTGCTCTCGACCGCCTGAGATGACTTGACTGTGTCCGCCTGATGCGCCACTTCCGCCGGGACCACAGCTGCTGGCGGTGGGGTGGTGCCAGTGTCTTTGACCGTGTATTGGGGACTCTTGCCTGCTATCTCCTCGGCAAGACTCAGCTCCTCAGTGCTTACTTCCGTGTCGCGATGTGGACCCGATCCTTCAGACATGGGCACAATGTCTGGTTGTCCAAGTTCCCGTTCCAACGACTCAAGTGCGGACTTGGCGGCCTTGCGGTTGAGGAGTTCATCAATCGAGTCCTTTGCAGTCGGACTGAGAAGCCCTGACCTGTATAGTGCATGATTCAGCACGGTCAGATACTCGAGAAGGTGCTCCGGTGAGACCTTCTTGTCATCGCCCCTCGAGAGAGCAACATAGGCGAGAGCCAGCCTCTTCTCATCCTCTTCTGCCAGCGCTCCAAGAGCATGGAATAGCCCTAGGAACGCACTCAGGCCAGCGTCCATATCAATCGACGTGTCCCTCTGGGGTGACAGACGGACACACTCATCAATCACAGCGGCTGCTCGTGCGATCGCTGTGAGCGTGTCGCCCTCAGAGAATGCGGAGGCCGCCTCGGCCGCCAGACTCGACACCACAAAGTTGAGTTCAGTGACCAGGCGAAAGAGCCTCTCGTTCTCTGCCAGTGCTCGCTGTACCAACTGTCCTTCTGCGAGCCTACACACTCTCTCATCCTCCACTCGTAGAGCGTCGGCGAACCTCCTTGCGCTTGACAGTCCGGTCCTGAGATAGAGAGCGCTGGCAAGTCCAGACAGGATGAGAGTGACCGCAGGCAGCAACAGTGTGCTGGCGTTGGTCATAAGCGCATTCAAGACTCCTACACCCGCAGCAACCGAGAACAGAAGCGCGAGGAGACCGTACCAGCCGCGTGTGCTCTTCCGCAGGTACTCCCACTTCTCTGCAGAGATGGTTGACTCCGCGTCACTGATGTGTGCACGCATGTCGCTCCTTCTGATGAATGCGAATTCGGACGCGTCAACAATGTGACCGGCCGGTGTGAACCATGTCAAGTCCCGAGAAGGTCTGACACCAGAATAGACCGCGTACGTGGTGCGCGTTTCCCGAACCGCCGAGAAGCCTCTCCCACTGTCAAAAGGCAACACGGGTATTGTGATGCTTCCACGAACTGTCCGCATCTTCCGGTATCTGAGTTCCCTGTTGCACACATCCCGAAGAACTGAGTCCAGCTCCCTGTTGACAGTGGACAGGACTGCAGACTGGATGGCCAGGTTCGCGCGGTCCATAGCGCGGTTTCGCGTGTCAAGGACGTAGACAACATCAGCCAGGACCGTCCGTGTGTTCTTGATGCCCTTGAGACTGACTCCGATGACCAGGCCGTTTGGCAGTGCGACTGCCTTGTGGCCGGTCGATTCAAGGGCAAGCACTATGTCCTCGCCCTTCGAGTCAGTCCCGCTCTCACTGTCCACACAGTCGGGTGTTCGAACAATGTCATCCGAGGACGGTGTGGCACTATCACTGGTCTCCATCTGTTATGACCTCCTTTGTGACAAACCTTGAGTCGATGATGTTGTATAGCTGTCTCGCCAATTCGCATACATGTGTCATGCCGCCCACTTCTGCTACGGCGGCGGTTGAGTGAAGCAGCCATCGGAACCGTTCGAGCAGCGCGAAGACATCTCCAGCTGACTGCTCTAGGGTACGTGCAATGTCAGCAAGTGACGCACTTGTATTCACGACGTGGCCGATGACTGCATCCACAAGAGTGTCCTGTTCCTGTCCCGACTCGACAAACATCAGGTGCTTCAACAGGGCCATCATCTGCATGTTGCTGTCGACGAGCGGAAGCATTGCGAGCATCTCTCGTGCAGTCTGGATTCGCAGGTACAGCCTGTTGACAGTCCGGCCAAGCCGGGTTGGCGCAACCCTCCCGTCGCTTGTACCCTCAATCAGTCCGAGGCGTGACAGGGCCTCAAACGGGCTGGACTCGCTGAGCGCGAGGGGGATCACATAGTCCGCAAGTGATCCGAGTTGGGTCGAGGCCTCAATCCCCAGTGCCACGAGATGCTGGCACAGTATGCCATCCTCGTCGAGACCACGTCCACATGAACACATAGGTCCCTCGACGATGTTCCCTGACGACAGGCGTGCGGAGAAGCGACAGGTGAACTGACCACTCATCTGCTCGGCAACAATCCCACCGATGACATCCTCCCCTACCTCGCGTATTCGTACAGTCCCGACGGAACCCTGCCGGGCGGCGTGCACGGTGTCGCTGAGAGCATGCAATTCGATGGCCGCACTTGCTGTCAGAACACCCAACTCAAGATGCCGCATTGGTGTGCGTGAGATGCCCCGGCGGGAATAGGTGTAGTAGGAGTCGGCCAACACTTCGTCCTGCATATGTTCGAGTGTAGACCCCTGCATGTGGTCCAGGAAAGCAAGCAGCTGTTCGGTGAGAGCTGCGCTCGTTCCCAATGCGCTATGAACAGGGGCATATCGTGGCTCGAGGAGAGTGCGCCCTGTAGAGTCATCTCCGGTGTGATAGAAGTAGTGTTCCACTATCGCGTCTGCCTCGCCTCTGCTACCGGCAACGATGACTCCAAACCCTTGCTCATCCCTTCCGGGACGGCCCGCCCTGCCAAGCATCTGATGAACCATGTTCACCGGAAGCATCTGTCGGTAGTCAGACGGTGAGTGTACACTTGAGACAATCACCAGCCGAGCCGGCAGGTCCATCCCCGCGGCGAGCGTTGTTGTAGCACAGAGCGCTCTGATCATCCCCCTCCGGAAGAGGGACTCCACCATCGCTCTGCCTCTCGAACTGAGCCCAGCGTGATGATAGCCAACCCCGTCGTGGAGCAGAGGAGTGATCTCCGACGGCAGGCTGGCATCCCAGTTCTCCACCGACGTCAGCTCAGCGTCAACGGCAGTCTTCTCGTTCGCAGTCATCTGCCTCTTGACATGTGCGGCCAGTCGAAGTGCCTGAGTCTCACACTCCTTGCGTGTACGGAAGAAGACAATCACCTGCCCGTTATGCTGGACGGTCGTCATGGTCAGGTCTCTTATCGTCCTGTCCCTGTCATTAGTCGGTACCACACTGTACTTCAGAGGCACTGGGCGTTCTGTGTTGAAGATCAGTC is part of the Candidatus Thorarchaeota archaeon genome and encodes:
- a CDS encoding AAA family ATPase, producing the protein MEPKEVADPASLRGLIHIWGAAGSGKSLLAAYMALAAVSRGRVVWLSLDGKMSVLRRLRSILEHHECAIDSVDVVVTEGHREAYNTVIEMTSRLDESTVLLVIDPITRVLDMSREEDLMWGRELIEDILPALAALTTTRSVTVVVVSEMREVSGRPVAVHYESILRWVDRDLVLRRRPFAHASEVYERTSKDREEMLGHLHLMGSCGLIWEPAQSETLNGRARGIAREVAV